The window CCCTCCGAGCGTACGGCGGACAAATTTTCGAGTGGGAGGCCCACGCCGACCGCCTCGAGCGAACCTGCGAGACGATCGGGCTCGAGCACGGACTGTCGCGGACGGAACTCGCACGCCGAATCGACGAGACGCTCGCAGCGAACGACCTCGAGGACGCCTACGTTCGGCTGTCGATCACGCGCGGCGTGCAGCCGGGGACGTTGACGCCCAGGGAGGACGTCGATCCGACCGTCGTCGTCTACGTCAAGCCACTCCCTCGAGGCGGACGCTCGGGCGACCCCGTCTGGGACGGGCCGGCGACGGTTCAGACCGTCAAGCGCCGGCGGATTCCCGACGCAGCACTTCCCGTGGACGCGAAGACTCACAACTATCTCAACGGAATATTGGCGAGACAGGAGCTGTACGACGCCGACGAGGCCCTCCTCCGTGATATGGACGGCTACGTCGCCGAGGGGACGACGAGCAACCTCTTTTTCGTCGACGAGAACGGCCTGCACACGCCCACGACCGAGGGGTCGGTGCTCCCGGGAATCACCCGGAAGGTGGTACTCGAGCTCGCCGCCGACACCGGGGTGCCGGGACACGAGGGATGGTACCGACCGGACGACATCCGTGAGGCTGACGAGGTCTTCCTGACGAATACAACGTGGGAGATTCGCCCCGTCGAAACGGTCGATGGTATCACGTTCGAGGGAGAGGACGGCCCGGTTACGACGCTCCTCTCTCGGCTGTTCGACCAGCGGGTCGAGGACGTCTGTTACGCCCCGTCGTAGCAGCCACCCTGACGACGTCGCTATTTGGCGGAACGCGCGAGAACGCTGCGACGATATCGTCCGTTCTTGCACAATCCTGCACGCATAAGTGCACCCATCCCGGAGGGACGGCTAATGAACGGCAACCGCTTCGGTCGCCTCTTCCAGGTGACCACGTTCGGCGAGAGCCACGGGGAGGCGATGGGCTGTACGATCTCGGGGTGCCCCGCTGGCCTCGAGCTCACCGAAGACGACATTCAGGCCGACCTCGACCGGCGCAAGCCCGGCCAGTCGATGATCACGACCAGCCGCGGCGAACCCGACGCCGTCTCCATCAAGTCGGGGATTCAGGACGGCTACACCACGGGGACGCCGATCGGTCTCGTCATCCAGAACAAGGACGCCCGCTCGGGCAAGTACGAGCCGTTCATCACGGCCCCGCGTCCCTCCCACGGCGACTTCACGTACTCCGCGAAGTTCGGCACCCGGAACTGGGGCGGCGGCGGCCGGTCGTCGGCTCGTGAGACGGTCAACTGGGTCGCCGCCGGCGCCATTGCCAAGAAAGTGCTATCGCTCGAGGGGATCGAACTCAAAGCCCACGTGAACCAGATCGGGGACGTCGAGGCTCCTGACGTCAGTTTCGAGGAGATACTCGAGTACAGCGAGGAAAACGACGTGCGGTGTGCCCATCCGGAGACGGCCGAACGTATGCAGGCGCTGATCGAGGAGTACCAGGAAGCTGGCGATTCGATCGGCGGCTCGATCTACTTCGAGGCCCGCGGCGTTCCCGTCGGCCTCGGTGCTCCACGGTTCGACTCCCTCTCCGCGCGGCTGGGTCAGGCGTTGATGGCGATTCCTGCGACGACGGCGGTCGAGTTCGGACTCGGGCGGGAGGCTCGCGAGTACTCGGGGAAAGAGCGCAACGACGACTGGGAGTTCGATTCCGATGGGAACCCGGTACCAGTCGAAAACGACCACGGCGGTATCCAGGGCGGCATCTCGAGTGGCGAACCGATCTACGGGGAGGTCACGCTCCACGCGCCGACCTCGATTCCGGCCGAACAGCAGACGGTCGACTGGGAGACCGGTGAGGTCGTCGACGACGCACAGGTGATCGGGCGTCACGACCCCGTGCTTCCGCCGCGTGGCGTCCCCGTCGTCGAGGCGATGCTCGCGCTCACGCTCGTGGACTTCATGCTCCTTTCAGGACGACTCAACCCCGACCGTGTGGATGGAAATCCGGGCGAGTACGATACCGAGTATCACCCGAGCAATCCCCGGCGGGAGTGATCGACGGGCGAACTGACGGGAGTGATCGGCAGACGAGAACGGACGTGATCGACTTGTGATCTGGCGGGAATGATCGCCAGGCGACTGGCTTGGGTGATCGGCAGGCGATAACGGGTGTGACGACACCTGGCTGGTGGTCGCGCTCGCTCGAGCGCCCATCCAAACCTACCGCTGGTCAGAAGTAAACAATCAATCTGTTTCTCGAGTTATTCATGAACAATCTTGATCAATCTTCCACGGCTATTCATTCTTCATGAAAGATCCTTGGTAATCTATAGCAAAGGCTTTAGGTTCGCTGGGGCAAAAATTCGAGTACTGCTGGCCAACGAGGCCGCTTATCCACCATGAGCGATCATGAACTTATCTGGCGAGTCGCAGGGGGTTCCGGAGACGGGATCGACTCGACGAGCCAGAACTTCGCGAAGGCCCTCATGCGGTCGGGCCTCGACGTGTTCACCCACCGACATTATCCGTCGCGGATCCGCGGTGGCCACACCTACGTCGAGATCCGTGCCGCAGGGCACGATGTACAGTCACGAGGCGACGGCTACAACTTCCTGCTTGCACTGGGTGACTCCTTCGCCCGGAACCCACAGGAAGAAGCATACTACGGCAACGAAGAGCTCAAGCCGCTCTCGGAGAACCTCGACGAACTCCGTGAGGGCGGGATCATCGTCTACGACTCGGGACTCCTCTCGGAGGACGACATCGCCGAACTGAACCTCGAGGAACGTGCCGAGGAGAACGACTGGCACGTCTTCCCGATCGATCTTCGAGCGATGGCCAAAGAACACGGTCGAGAGGTCATGCGGAACACCGCCGGTGTCGGTGTGACGGCCGCGCTGCTCGAGATGGATCTCTCCCACATCGAGGATCTGATGACGGACGCGATGCCCGAGAAGATCCTCGAGCCGAACCTCGAAATCCTCCACGACGCCTACGAGATGGTGCAGGAGGACTACGAGTTCGAGCACGACCTTCGAATCCCCACGGGCGACCACGACGAAGAGCAGGCGCTGCTCTCGGGCTCGAACGCGATCGCCTACGGCGCACTCGACTCGGGCTGTCGGTTCATCGCGGGCTACCCGATGACGCCGTGGACGGACGTGTTCACCATCATGTCCCAGCACCTGCCCGACATGGGCGGGATCTCCGAGCAGGTCGAAGACGAGATTGCCGCGGCCGCACTCGCCGTCGGGGCGAGCCACGCCGGCGCGAAAGCCATGTCCGGTTCCTCCGGCGGTGGCTTTGCGCTGATGAGCGAACCGCTCGGCCTCGCGGAGATGACCGAAACGCCGATCGTCCTCCTCGAGTCGATGCGCGCCGGCCCCTCGACCGGGATGCCGACGAAACCCGAGCAGGGCGACCTCGAGTTCACCCTCTACACGAGCCAGGGTGACTCCGCCCGCGTCGTTTTCGCGCCGGGTACCATCGCCGAAGCCTACGAGCAGACGCGACTGGCGTTCCACATCGCCTACGAGTACCAGATCCCGACGATCATCATGTACGACCAGAAGCTGAGCGGGGAGAACTCGAACATCCCCGTCAGCTTCCTCGACCGCGAGCCGGATCCGTCGCTGGGCTCGACGCTCACCGAGGCGGAACTCGCGGAGATGCCCCACGACGCCTCTGGGAAGTTCCACCGTTTCCAGCACGACGTCGAAAACGGCGTCAGCCCGCGCTCCTTGCCGGGCCAGAAGGATGGTCGCTTCCTCGCGACCGGGAACGAGCACACGCCGGAAGGACACATCTCCGAGGATGCGGACAACCGCGTGGCCCAGATGGATCGCCGGATCGAGAAACTCGACGCCATCCGTCGCGAACTCGACGAAGAACACGAGTCGAACCAGACGTACGTCGGCGACGAGTCGGCTGACTTCGGCATCATCACCTGGGGATCCGCCCAGGGTGCCGTCGTCGAGGCGACCGAGCGCCTGAACGACCAGGGCCACTCGGTCAAGGCCGTCGGCGTCTCGGACATGATGCCGTTCCCCGAGGCCGAACTCACCGAGTTCATCGAGAGCGTCGACCAGGCGATGGTCGTCGAGATGAACGCCACGGCGCAGTTCCGCGGCCTCATCCAGAAGGAAC of the Natronosalvus vescus genome contains:
- the aroC gene encoding chorismate synthase; protein product: MNGNRFGRLFQVTTFGESHGEAMGCTISGCPAGLELTEDDIQADLDRRKPGQSMITTSRGEPDAVSIKSGIQDGYTTGTPIGLVIQNKDARSGKYEPFITAPRPSHGDFTYSAKFGTRNWGGGGRSSARETVNWVAAGAIAKKVLSLEGIELKAHVNQIGDVEAPDVSFEEILEYSEENDVRCAHPETAERMQALIEEYQEAGDSIGGSIYFEARGVPVGLGAPRFDSLSARLGQALMAIPATTAVEFGLGREAREYSGKERNDDWEFDSDGNPVPVENDHGGIQGGISSGEPIYGEVTLHAPTSIPAEQQTVDWETGEVVDDAQVIGRHDPVLPPRGVPVVEAMLALTLVDFMLLSGRLNPDRVDGNPGEYDTEYHPSNPRRE
- a CDS encoding 2-oxoacid:acceptor oxidoreductase subunit alpha produces the protein MSDHELIWRVAGGSGDGIDSTSQNFAKALMRSGLDVFTHRHYPSRIRGGHTYVEIRAAGHDVQSRGDGYNFLLALGDSFARNPQEEAYYGNEELKPLSENLDELREGGIIVYDSGLLSEDDIAELNLEERAEENDWHVFPIDLRAMAKEHGREVMRNTAGVGVTAALLEMDLSHIEDLMTDAMPEKILEPNLEILHDAYEMVQEDYEFEHDLRIPTGDHDEEQALLSGSNAIAYGALDSGCRFIAGYPMTPWTDVFTIMSQHLPDMGGISEQVEDEIAAAALAVGASHAGAKAMSGSSGGGFALMSEPLGLAEMTETPIVLLESMRAGPSTGMPTKPEQGDLEFTLYTSQGDSARVVFAPGTIAEAYEQTRLAFHIAYEYQIPTIIMYDQKLSGENSNIPVSFLDREPDPSLGSTLTEAELAEMPHDASGKFHRFQHDVENGVSPRSLPGQKDGRFLATGNEHTPEGHISEDADNRVAQMDRRIEKLDAIRRELDEEHESNQTYVGDESADFGIITWGSAQGAVVEATERLNDQGHSVKAVGVSDMMPFPEAELTEFIESVDQAMVVEMNATAQFRGLIQKELGRYGEKLTSLLKYNGNPFEPAEIVEGYELNVEGSDAEPTAQVRIEPAAGD
- a CDS encoding aminotransferase class IV produces the protein MTDDGTTERQYHLDGELVPASAATVSVDDRGFRYGDGAFETLRAYGGQIFEWEAHADRLERTCETIGLEHGLSRTELARRIDETLAANDLEDAYVRLSITRGVQPGTLTPREDVDPTVVVYVKPLPRGGRSGDPVWDGPATVQTVKRRRIPDAALPVDAKTHNYLNGILARQELYDADEALLRDMDGYVAEGTTSNLFFVDENGLHTPTTEGSVLPGITRKVVLELAADTGVPGHEGWYRPDDIREADEVFLTNTTWEIRPVETVDGITFEGEDGPVTTLLSRLFDQRVEDVCYAPS